The DNA segment AGACGCTGAGAAAAAATGCTCACGCATTCTGGCATTTAGCCACATCATGATGGTGCTGACGGTGATGTTCTTCGTCTTCAGCTGCGTCCTGAGCCTGTCTCCGGCGGACCTGATGGAAGCCAAAGCGCAGAACGTTTCTATTCTGTCTTATTTAGCTAACCATTTCTCTAACCCGGTAATTGAATATATCGCACCGTTTATTGCTTTCATTGCGATTACGAAATCTTTCCTCGGTCATTATCTTGGCGCGCGTGAAGGTTTCAACGGCATGGTGATTAAATCACTGCGCAGCAAAGGGAAAACTATTCCATTACCTAAGCTGAACCGTTATACCGGTATCTTCATGTTAGTAACGGCCTGGGCGGTTGCTACTCTGAATCCAAGTATTCTGGGTATGATTGAAACCCTCGGTGGTCCGATTATTGCGATGTTATTATTCCTGATGCCTATGTATGCCATTCGCAAAGTACCGGCGATGAAAAAATACAGCGGCCACATCAGTAATGTCTTCGTGGTAATTATGGGTCTGATTGCTATGTCAGCGATTGTATTCAGCCTGATCGGTTAATTAATAAAGTATATTAATACAGTGAGCGAAAATAATTCGCTCACTGCTTTCTGCTACCTGTTTCTTATTCTTTCCCGTCATCCTATTCAGACATGGAGTCCACCGTGATCAGCGTCTTCGATATTTTCAAAATTGGTATTGGTCCTTCCAGTTCGCATACTGTTGGCCCGATGAAAGCCGGGAAAATATTTACTGATGAACTTATTTCTTTAGGTCATCTCGCTCAGACCACCCGCGTGGTGGTAGACGTTTACGGGTCTTTATCGTTGACCGGTAAAGGTCACCATACCGATCTGGCCATCATCATGGGGCTGGCCGGCAATATGCCGGATGACGTTGATATCGATGCGATCCCGGCGTTTATCCGTCAGGTAGAAACTACCGGGCGTCTGATGCTTGGCAAGGGCGCAAAAGAGGTGGATTTCCCGGCCGGTTCAGGCATGAATTTCCATAGCAGCAATCTGCCGCTGCACGAAAACGGCATGTCTATCAGCGCTTTTAACGGCGAAGAACTGCTGTACACGCAAACCTATTATTCCATTGGCGGCGGCTTTATCGTCGAAGCCAGTAAATTCGGCCTTCAGGATGAAAATCCGGTAGTTCGCCCGTACCCGTTCCAGTCTGCCAGTGATTTGCAAAAACATTGCATTGATACCGGCCTCTCGCTCTCGGCGCTGATGCTGCAAAACGAACTGGCGAGCCATTCCCGTGCAGAAATCAGCGATCACTTTGCGGCAATCTGGAACGTGATGAGCGAAGGCATTACGCGCGGCATTCACACCGAAGGGTTGCTGCCCGGACCGATGAAAATCAACCGCCGCGCCGCCGCGCTGCGCCGCATTCTGGTGACGCAGGATAAAAACAACGTCGATCCGATGGGCGTCGTGGACTGGATCAACATGTACGCGATGGCAGTGAACGAAGAAAATGCCGCGGGTGGCCGCGTGGTTACCGCACCCACCAACGGCGCATGCGGGATTATTCCTGCGGTGCTGACCTACTACGATCAGTTTATCCGCCCGATAAGCCCTGATTCATACAGCCGCTTCTTCCTCGCCTCCGGCGCGGTCGGCATTTTGTTTAAAATGAACGCCTCGATTTCCGGCGCAGAAGTCGGTTGTCAGGGCGAAGTCGGCGTCGCCTGTTCGATGGCGGCGGCGGGCCTGACCGAACTGCTGGGCGGCAGCACCGCGCAGGTGTTTATGGCAGCAGAAATCGCCATGGAACATCACCTCGGGCTGACCTGTGATCCGCTGGCCGGACAGGTTCAGGTGCCGTGCATCGAACGCAATGCTATCTCTGCCGTGAAAGCGGTGAACGCCTCGCGCATGGCACTGCGCCGCACCAGCGAACCGCGCGTGTGCCTCGATAAAGTCATCGAAACCATGTATGAAACCGGCAAGGATATGAACTCCAAGTATCGCGAAACCTCTACAGGTGGCCTGGCAATTAAAGTCCTCGCCTGTAACTGATTCTTTCCTCTTCATTTCCGAAAAGGCGGGAAACCGCCTTTCTCGTCTCCTTCCCGATTTTTCTCCTGTGCTATGTTTTGGTTATCAAAAAATTTATGTAGTCCCTCAAAACACCTGGAAAACAGTTAAAAGGAAACGTCCGGCATGTCTAAATTTTTCATGAATGACCGCAAGACTCTGATTAACGATGTTATCGAAGGGGTGATCCTGACCTCTCCTTACAAAAATCTGGCGAAGCTGGACGTCGATCCTGCTATCCGTGTTGTGGTGCGCCGCGACTGGGATAAGAAAAAGGTCGCGTTGATCTCCGGCGGCGGTTCGGGCCATGAACCAGCGCACGTTGGATTCGTCGGCAAAGGAATGCTCACCGCCGCGGTCTGCGGCGAAGTGTTTGCCTCGCCGAGCGTCGATGCGGTGCTGAACGCGATTGTGGCGGTGACTGGCAAAGCTGGCTGTCTGCTAATCGTCAAAAACTACACCGGTGACCGTCTGAACTTCGGGCTGGCGGCGGAGAAAGCCAAAGGTATGGGGTACGACGTCGAACTGGTGATGGTTTCCGACGACATCTCCCTGCCGGACAACAAACAGCCGCGCGGTATCGCTGGTACGGTGCTGGTGCACAAAATTGCCGGCTATGCCGCCGAGCAGGGGAAATCCCTGAAAGATGTCACCAAAATCGCGCAGCAGGCGATTGATGCCACGGCCAGCATGGGCGTAGCGATGGCCGGTTGCAGCCTGCCGGGCGGCGGTGAAGATGAAGAAGAACAGCGTATCGAATCAGGCCACGTCGAGCTGGGTCTGGGTATTCACGGCGAGCCGGGCGTCTCGAAGATGAAAACCCAGAACAGCAAAAAAGTGGTGGATACGCTGGTTGAAAAGCTTCAGGCACATGTGAAGAAATCCGATAAACTGGCGGTGCTGATCAACAACCTCGGGGGCGTATCTCCGCTGGAGATGAGCCAACTGACCAAAGAAGTGGTGCATTCGGCGCTGGGCGGTTCGATTCGTTATCTGATAGGTCCCGCATCGCTGGTCAGTGCGCTGGATATGAAAGGTTTCTCGCTGTCGGTGATTGCGCTCAAAGGCGGTATTGAAGAAGCGTTGCTGGCAGAGGTCGAAGTGTCCGGCTGGCAGCCGCTGGTCAAACTGGAAAAACTGGCGACGAAGAAAGGCAAGAAAATCAGCGAGAAGAAAACTGCCAAAGCCTCTTCTAATGCGCAAGTGAGTAAAATTGTCGAGACCATTACCCAGACACTTTCCGATCTGGAAGATGAGCTGAACAAACTCGATGCTAAAGTCGGCGACGGCGACACCGGTTCGACCTTTGCCACCGGCGCGCGCGATATTCAGAAACAGAACAAAGCCAAAAAACTGCCGCTGAACAACGTTGCGGATCTTCTGGGCGTGGTCGGCGATCGTCTTGCGGTAGTGATGGGAGGATCGAGCGGCGTGCTGATGTCGATCTTCTTTACCGCCGCCGGTAAGAAATTCGAAGAAGGTGAAAAACTGCCGAAAGCGTTGCTGTTTGGCCTTGAGCGCATGAAACATTACGGTGGTGCAGTTCTCGGCGATCGCACGATGATCGACGCGCTGCAACCGGCTCTGGAAGCGCTGGGCAAAAAAGATGCCCTGAAAAGTGCGGCCAAAGCAGCGGCCAAAGGCGCGAAAGACACGGCCAGCATGAAGAAAGCCAATGCCGGACGTTCGTCATACCTCAGCAGTGACAGTCTGAAAGGCGTGAAAGATCCGGGCGCCGTGGCGGTCGAAAAAGTCTTCGAGGCACTGGCGAAAAAATAGTGTCCGCGTGACAGTGCTTTGGTAATAAAACAAAAGGCCTGCGGGGAAACCGGCAGGCCTTTTTTGTACATGTCGCAGAATTGATCTAAAACAGTTTTAGGTCATTTGCTCGCCCACCACTGAGGCCATACCCGTATAATTTGCGGCCAATTATTTGCCGCCGAACGAAGACCTTTTATGCCAATCAGCCTGATCCAACCCGATCGCACCCTGTTTTCTTACCCGCGTTACTGGGCCGAATGCTTCGGTACTGCGCCGTTTTTCCCGATGAGTCGGGAGGAGATGGATCAGCTCGGCTGGGACAGTTGTGACGTGATCGTGGTGACCGGCGATGCGTACGTCGATCATCCGAGTTTCGGGATGGCGATCGTTGGCCGCATGCTGGAAGCACAGGGTTTTCGCGTGGGGATCATCGCGCAGCCGGACTGGAGCAGCAAAGACGATTTCATGCGTCTGGGGAAACCGAATTTGTTCTACGGCGTGACCGCAGGAAAC comes from the Enterobacteriaceae bacterium Kacie_13 genome and includes:
- a CDS encoding L-serine ammonia-lyase codes for the protein MISVFDIFKIGIGPSSSHTVGPMKAGKIFTDELISLGHLAQTTRVVVDVYGSLSLTGKGHHTDLAIIMGLAGNMPDDVDIDAIPAFIRQVETTGRLMLGKGAKEVDFPAGSGMNFHSSNLPLHENGMSISAFNGEELLYTQTYYSIGGGFIVEASKFGLQDENPVVRPYPFQSASDLQKHCIDTGLSLSALMLQNELASHSRAEISDHFAAIWNVMSEGITRGIHTEGLLPGPMKINRRAAALRRILVTQDKNNVDPMGVVDWINMYAMAVNEENAAGGRVVTAPTNGACGIIPAVLTYYDQFIRPISPDSYSRFFLASGAVGILFKMNASISGAEVGCQGEVGVACSMAAAGLTELLGGSTAQVFMAAEIAMEHHLGLTCDPLAGQVQVPCIERNAISAVKAVNASRMALRRTSEPRVCLDKVIETMYETGKDMNSKYRETSTGGLAIKVLACN
- a CDS encoding DAK2 domain-containing protein is translated as MSKFFMNDRKTLINDVIEGVILTSPYKNLAKLDVDPAIRVVVRRDWDKKKVALISGGGSGHEPAHVGFVGKGMLTAAVCGEVFASPSVDAVLNAIVAVTGKAGCLLIVKNYTGDRLNFGLAAEKAKGMGYDVELVMVSDDISLPDNKQPRGIAGTVLVHKIAGYAAEQGKSLKDVTKIAQQAIDATASMGVAMAGCSLPGGGEDEEEQRIESGHVELGLGIHGEPGVSKMKTQNSKKVVDTLVEKLQAHVKKSDKLAVLINNLGGVSPLEMSQLTKEVVHSALGGSIRYLIGPASLVSALDMKGFSLSVIALKGGIEEALLAEVEVSGWQPLVKLEKLATKKGKKISEKKTAKASSNAQVSKIVETITQTLSDLEDELNKLDAKVGDGDTGSTFATGARDIQKQNKAKKLPLNNVADLLGVVGDRLAVVMGGSSGVLMSIFFTAAGKKFEEGEKLPKALLFGLERMKHYGGAVLGDRTMIDALQPALEALGKKDALKSAAKAAAKGAKDTASMKKANAGRSSYLSSDSLKGVKDPGAVAVEKVFEALAKK